Proteins from one Prevotella sp. E2-28 genomic window:
- a CDS encoding ATP-binding protein, protein MDISLIEFMETQLKLTTSTFHRYMYNQVSWESRMFGLVGPRGVGKSTMILQYIKDNRDKRHMLYVAADHLYFSTHTLIDTIDEFVKDGGEQIFIDEIHKYENWSRELKLIYDSHPDLKVGFTGSSILDITKGASDLSRRTLIYTMQGLSFREYLALFHNITAPVYTLNEILEHQAKLDAISHPLPFFKDYLKNGYYPFASEGGYEMRLRQVINQTMEVDIPQYANMNASTGRKLKKQLAVIAQSVPFKPVMESLANVIGVSRNVLPDYFLYMEQAGMIGQLRDDTGGIRGLGKVEKVYLDNTNLAYVLGHESTDIGNIRETFFYNQMRVATDVISSRISDFEIDGKTFEVGGKSKKQKQIQDAPKGYVVKDDIETGYGNIIPLWQFGLTY, encoded by the coding sequence ATGGATATTTCGCTTATAGAATTCATGGAGACTCAGTTGAAGTTAACCACTTCAACATTCCATCGGTATATGTATAATCAAGTGAGTTGGGAGTCCAGAATGTTCGGACTTGTTGGCCCACGTGGTGTAGGAAAGTCAACGATGATTCTTCAATACATCAAGGATAACAGAGACAAGCGACATATGCTATATGTAGCTGCCGACCATCTGTATTTCTCAACCCATACCCTCATCGACACTATAGATGAGTTTGTAAAAGATGGTGGAGAGCAGATTTTCATTGACGAGATTCATAAATACGAGAATTGGTCACGAGAATTGAAACTCATATACGACTCTCATCCAGACTTGAAGGTAGGATTTACAGGATCGTCCATACTTGATATCACAAAAGGAGCATCCGACCTGAGCCGACGTACTCTGATATACACCATGCAGGGACTTTCATTCAGGGAATATCTAGCATTGTTTCATAACATAACCGCACCGGTATATACCCTCAACGAAATTCTTGAACATCAGGCAAAACTAGATGCCATCAGTCATCCTCTTCCTTTCTTCAAAGACTACCTGAAGAATGGCTACTACCCATTTGCAAGTGAGGGTGGCTATGAAATGCGTTTGCGACAAGTTATCAACCAAACAATGGAGGTTGACATTCCCCAATATGCTAATATGAATGCCTCTACAGGCCGGAAACTAAAGAAGCAGCTGGCCGTTATAGCACAGAGCGTGCCCTTTAAACCTGTCATGGAGTCTTTGGCTAATGTGATAGGTGTAAGTCGTAATGTGCTGCCCGACTACTTCCTCTACATGGAACAGGCTGGCATGATAGGACAATTGCGCGACGATACTGGCGGCATACGTGGCTTAGGAAAGGTAGAGAAAGTTTATCTTGACAACACAAACCTGGCCTATGTACTTGGACATGAGAGTACTGATATTGGCAACATTCGCGAGACTTTCTTCTACAATCAGATGCGAGTAGCAACCGATGTCATCAGTTCACGTATCAGTGACTTTGAAATAGACGGCAAGACCTTTGAGGTAGGTGGTAAGAGTAAGAAGCAAAAGCAGATACAAGATGCGCCCAAAGGCTATGTAGTAAAAGACGATATCGAAACAGGCTATGGCAACATCATCCCTCTCTGGCAATTTGGATTGACCTATTAG
- a CDS encoding glycoside hydrolase family 2 TIM barrel-domain containing protein — translation MRKFVFLSGLALSVLTANAQTGKEWDDPLKTSVNRETSHTISIPMASESEVSQNDISKSPYYQSLNGTWKFMWVGKPTSAKAEWCAKDFNDASWTDIDVPSSWQVWGLNHGKSWDKPLYCNVAYPFSFDETTFSIMKERPSWFTYSGNMTNPVGTYRRTFTVPTEWLGRDIYVRFNSVGHGYYLWINGQRIGYSEDSYLPSEFKITDYLVEGENTIALQVYRFTSGSFLECQDYWRLTGIHRSCFLWAAPKSQIRDYFFTTDLDNTYTNAKANVKVTLSGENAGMTVEAKIMDGNTVVASTTSNLISQTSNLSLDMDVTNPKKWSAEEPNLYDLVLTLKDSEGKAIDIRGGKVGFREVTINSKGSLLINGKRMVFHGVNRHDFSPVNGRAITPEEIEQDILCMKRLNINAIRTSHYPNDPVFYDLCDKYGMYVLAEADVECHANQSLSSNTKFKNAMVERSENHVRWMRNHVCIFMWSFGNESGNGNNFASVQTAIKALDTTRPTHYEGGSDYADVSSSMYGSYETIEWIGSSRQNETNPKPHIQCENSHSMGNSMGNVREMFDLYEKYPCLTGEFIWDFKDQGLLTKSSSGKEYWAYGGDFGDNPNDGNFCINGLVHPDLSYTAKTYNTKKIYQPLEFAAVSGKTNVFRLKNKLAFLSSNTYDVNYSVMDEEGNILGTGAITDDIAAGKTKDVTIADLSTLLSQLSADQEAFIYFCAKQKESTAWADAGYVVAEEKLPVKIANKGMKNLDFANEEALTVDDGSSVVTITGSHFTATFSKSKGTLSGYTYDNVAMISQPLYLNAFRLPTDNDGSKKASWDSMGLPKLYSTAKGNGTTVTKAEDGKTVTVSMKSTYGTGSNTFNVSLDFIVCADGTLMVNSFIRPNNTGAILPKLGFRLEMPKEMEQLSWFGRGPWDSYVDRKEACLPAIYNSTVTDQYEEYILPQEHGTKQEVRWISLTNTDGQGLLFAAPDQMAASAVHFKPESNYTNKDTRKKHTYEFVKCANTVVNLDAATRGLGNNSCGPDVMAKYELKAANTAFRFFIIPLKAEVKAAQAARIDMPVCQPVSCERLSSGRIKMTTTTKNATIYYSIDGGEYQRYSTTILHNEACTVTAYCTSDGMMESPKMDYSFPLYISKSGWTLVSADSYQGGNEAKYAFDNNNNTFWHTAWGANEPQHPHTIVVDMKKIYQATAFTYLARQDGNSNGMVKAYEVYLSLDKSTWTKVASGEFKNTTALQTATFTKATAGRYLKFVAKSEVNGNAWTSAAEIGIEAEADITGVTPIVAPSKENQGYYDLQGRLYSADFQSLPSGIYINNGKKVKR, via the coding sequence ATGAGAAAATTTGTCTTTTTGAGTGGTCTTGCTCTTTCCGTACTGACTGCGAATGCTCAGACGGGTAAGGAATGGGACGACCCCCTGAAAACTAGTGTGAACAGAGAAACGTCGCACACCATCAGTATTCCGATGGCATCGGAAAGTGAAGTGAGCCAGAACGACATCAGTAAGTCGCCTTACTATCAGTCGCTCAACGGTACGTGGAAATTCATGTGGGTAGGCAAACCCACCAGCGCTAAGGCCGAATGGTGCGCCAAGGACTTCAACGACGCCTCATGGACCGATATCGACGTGCCCAGCAGTTGGCAGGTATGGGGATTGAATCACGGAAAATCATGGGATAAGCCCCTGTATTGCAATGTGGCCTATCCGTTCTCGTTTGATGAAACGACCTTCAGCATCATGAAGGAGCGGCCCAGTTGGTTTACCTATAGCGGCAATATGACCAATCCCGTTGGTACCTATCGTCGCACCTTTACTGTGCCTACGGAATGGCTGGGTCGCGACATCTATGTACGCTTCAATAGCGTGGGTCACGGTTATTACCTTTGGATCAACGGGCAGCGAATTGGCTATTCTGAGGATTCCTATCTGCCATCAGAGTTTAAAATCACGGATTATCTCGTAGAAGGTGAGAACACCATCGCTCTGCAGGTATATCGTTTCACCAGTGGTTCGTTCCTGGAATGTCAGGACTACTGGCGATTGACAGGTATCCATCGCAGCTGTTTCCTTTGGGCAGCACCAAAGAGCCAGATTCGCGACTATTTCTTCACAACAGACCTGGATAATACCTATACCAACGCAAAGGCCAACGTGAAAGTGACCCTTAGTGGCGAGAACGCAGGCATGACGGTAGAGGCGAAAATCATGGACGGCAATACGGTTGTTGCCTCTACAACCTCAAACCTCATCTCTCAAACCTCAAACCTCAGCCTGGATATGGACGTGACGAATCCCAAGAAATGGAGCGCAGAAGAGCCCAACCTCTATGACTTGGTATTGACATTAAAGGACAGCGAGGGCAAGGCGATTGACATCCGTGGTGGAAAGGTGGGCTTCCGTGAGGTGACCATCAACAGCAAGGGCTCGCTGCTGATTAATGGCAAGCGTATGGTGTTCCACGGCGTGAACCGTCATGACTTCTCACCTGTCAACGGACGTGCCATCACCCCCGAGGAGATTGAGCAGGACATCCTGTGCATGAAGCGCCTGAACATCAATGCCATCCGTACATCCCACTATCCCAATGATCCCGTGTTCTATGACCTGTGCGACAAATACGGCATGTATGTGCTGGCAGAGGCCGATGTAGAGTGTCACGCTAACCAGAGCCTGTCGTCGAACACGAAGTTCAAGAACGCGATGGTAGAGCGCTCTGAGAATCACGTGCGCTGGATGCGTAACCACGTCTGCATCTTCATGTGGTCGTTTGGTAACGAGAGTGGTAATGGTAACAACTTCGCCTCTGTACAGACAGCCATCAAGGCGCTGGATACAACCCGTCCCACCCATTATGAGGGTGGAAGCGACTATGCCGACGTGAGCTCTTCGATGTATGGCAGCTACGAGACCATAGAATGGATTGGTTCTTCACGTCAGAACGAAACTAATCCGAAGCCTCATATCCAGTGTGAGAACTCACACTCAATGGGTAATTCAATGGGTAATGTGCGCGAGATGTTCGACCTGTATGAGAAATATCCTTGTCTGACGGGTGAGTTCATCTGGGACTTCAAGGATCAGGGCTTGCTCACCAAGAGCAGCAGCGGCAAGGAATACTGGGCATACGGTGGCGACTTTGGTGATAACCCCAATGATGGTAACTTCTGTATCAACGGACTGGTACACCCAGACCTGAGCTATACGGCCAAGACCTATAACACGAAGAAGATTTATCAGCCATTGGAGTTTGCTGCCGTCAGCGGCAAGACGAATGTGTTCCGCTTGAAGAATAAACTGGCGTTCCTGTCGAGCAACACCTACGATGTGAACTATAGTGTGATGGATGAAGAAGGAAACATCCTTGGAACAGGTGCTATTACAGATGATATTGCTGCTGGTAAGACAAAGGATGTCACGATTGCGGACCTCTCAACTCTTCTCTCTCAACTCTCCGCTGACCAGGAGGCCTTTATCTATTTCTGTGCTAAACAGAAGGAATCAACGGCTTGGGCTGATGCAGGTTATGTTGTAGCAGAAGAGAAACTACCTGTGAAGATTGCCAATAAGGGCATGAAGAACCTGGACTTCGCGAATGAGGAGGCCCTGACTGTGGACGATGGCTCTTCCGTCGTTACCATCACAGGTTCTCATTTCACAGCTACCTTCAGTAAGAGCAAGGGTACGCTTAGTGGCTATACCTATGATAATGTGGCAATGATTAGTCAGCCGCTTTATCTGAATGCTTTCCGTCTGCCCACAGATAATGATGGCAGCAAGAAAGCAAGTTGGGATAGCATGGGACTGCCTAAGCTTTATTCTACAGCGAAAGGCAATGGCACTACCGTGACGAAGGCTGAAGACGGAAAAACGGTTACTGTCAGCATGAAGAGTACCTACGGAACAGGCTCAAATACCTTTAATGTAAGTCTCGACTTCATTGTATGTGCCGATGGTACGCTGATGGTTAACTCCTTTATCCGTCCTAATAACACGGGGGCCATCCTGCCGAAACTCGGCTTCCGACTGGAGATGCCAAAGGAGATGGAGCAGCTCAGCTGGTTTGGTCGCGGACCTTGGGACAGCTATGTGGATCGTAAGGAAGCTTGTCTGCCTGCTATCTACAACAGCACCGTTACTGACCAATACGAGGAGTATATCCTGCCTCAGGAGCATGGAACGAAGCAGGAAGTACGCTGGATTTCACTCACAAATACTGATGGACAGGGCTTGCTCTTTGCTGCTCCAGACCAGATGGCTGCTTCTGCCGTACACTTCAAGCCTGAGTCAAACTACACCAACAAGGATACACGCAAGAAGCACACCTATGAGTTTGTGAAGTGTGCCAATACCGTGGTGAACCTCGACGCAGCTACCCGTGGTTTGGGTAACAACTCTTGTGGTCCTGATGTGATGGCAAAATATGAATTGAAAGCTGCCAATACCGCTTTCCGCTTCTTCATCATTCCTCTGAAAGCTGAGGTCAAAGCAGCCCAGGCAGCCCGCATCGATATGCCTGTTTGTCAGCCTGTGAGCTGTGAGCGCCTGAGCAGTGGTCGTATCAAGATGACTACCACTACGAAGAATGCTACTATCTATTACAGCATTGATGGCGGCGAGTATCAGAGATATTCTACGACAATACTACATAATGAGGCTTGTACGGTGACGGCCTATTGTACGTCAGACGGTATGATGGAGAGTCCGAAGATGGACTACTCGTTTCCCCTCTATATTAGTAAGTCCGGATGGACGCTGGTGAGCGCCGACAGTTATCAGGGCGGCAACGAGGCAAAGTATGCCTTCGACAATAACAATAATACGTTCTGGCATACGGCATGGGGTGCTAACGAACCTCAGCACCCGCATACCATCGTGGTGGATATGAAGAAGATTTATCAGGCAACAGCCTTCACCTACTTGGCTCGTCAGGATGGTAACAGCAATGGTATGGTGAAAGCCTACGAAGTATATCTGAGTCTGGATAAGAGCACGTGGACGAAGGTGGCCAGTGGCGAATTCAAGAACACCACCGCCCTGCAGACTGCCACGTTTACGAAGGCTACAGCAGGACGCTACCTGAAGTTTGTGGCAAAGTCGGAAGTCAACGGCAACGCTTGGACATCAGCAGCAGAGATTGGCATTGAGGCCGAGGCTGACATCACGGGTGTTACTCCTATTGTTGCGCCTTCAAAAGAGAATCAGGGCTATTATGACCTTCAGGGCCGACTCTATTCTGCCGACTTTCAGTCGCTCCCTAGCGGCATATATATTAATAATGGTAAAAAAGTAAAAAGGTAA
- a CDS encoding family 43 glycosylhydrolase: MNYKNLIGCLAAMALISSCNTQPAEVVEAKLTTPGNPFLPLWEHIPDGEPYVFEDPDNPGKYRVYLYGSHDDLITAYCGRDQVVWSASVDSLTEWRYDGEIFSVNKNANGDLLDSAGLADVLFAPDVTMVVGPDGEKTYYLYPNNQAWGRNGMVCKSKRPDGPFEVCNWSKENPYVTDGILQFDPAVFVDDDGRVYGYWGFEHSYAAELDPATMATVKPGTKIVENMISGRYDEGVFSFFEASSIRKIKDKYVFIYSRFTKDGEFGLPVSNYTLAYAYSDHPLGPWTYGGTIIDGRARDVNEKGDTIATATVDGNTHGSICEINGQWWVFYHRQTGTDEYARQAMVAPIEVEVEEGEGGKVIISEGEYTSEGFCTDGLNPLECHSAGIACWYTGPKTAIHEWPNNKFFGSYVASSYGTDDKFEKPYSLKNNTNLVVNNTDGSIVGYKYFNFTETEGKKTSLLLRFIPERVKGTIDIMIDSPWESRGGVKLGSLELSEGMPRVSSEISVPLNALSTYSDKHAIFFVFSSDTKGKSICSLENFVFQCK, encoded by the coding sequence ATGAACTACAAAAATCTAATTGGATGTCTGGCTGCAATGGCACTTATTTCCTCATGTAACACTCAGCCTGCGGAAGTGGTTGAGGCAAAGCTCACCACACCTGGTAACCCCTTCCTTCCTCTGTGGGAACATATCCCCGATGGTGAGCCTTACGTGTTTGAAGACCCTGATAATCCTGGTAAGTATCGTGTGTACCTGTATGGTTCTCATGATGATTTGATTACGGCCTATTGCGGACGAGATCAGGTGGTGTGGTCAGCATCAGTAGATAGTTTGACGGAGTGGCGTTACGATGGCGAGATATTCAGCGTTAATAAAAATGCCAATGGCGATTTGCTCGACAGCGCAGGTCTTGCTGATGTGCTCTTTGCTCCTGATGTCACAATGGTTGTAGGTCCCGATGGTGAGAAAACCTATTACCTCTATCCCAACAATCAGGCTTGGGGGCGTAACGGGATGGTATGTAAGAGTAAGCGGCCCGATGGTCCTTTCGAGGTATGCAACTGGAGCAAGGAGAATCCTTATGTGACTGATGGCATACTGCAGTTTGATCCTGCTGTGTTTGTAGATGATGATGGCCGTGTGTATGGTTACTGGGGCTTTGAACACTCGTATGCCGCAGAGCTTGATCCTGCGACGATGGCAACGGTAAAGCCAGGTACAAAGATTGTTGAGAATATGATTTCAGGCCGTTATGACGAGGGCGTGTTCAGCTTCTTCGAGGCTTCGTCTATCCGTAAGATTAAGGATAAGTACGTCTTTATCTATAGTCGCTTCACCAAGGATGGCGAGTTTGGCTTGCCCGTTTCTAACTATACTTTGGCTTATGCTTATAGTGACCATCCTTTAGGACCTTGGACCTATGGTGGAACGATTATCGACGGACGTGCTCGTGACGTTAACGAGAAGGGTGATACTATCGCTACGGCTACTGTTGATGGTAACACTCATGGCAGCATCTGCGAAATCAATGGCCAGTGGTGGGTGTTCTATCATCGTCAGACGGGTACCGACGAATATGCCCGTCAGGCTATGGTGGCTCCTATCGAGGTGGAAGTAGAAGAAGGTGAAGGCGGCAAGGTGATTATCAGCGAGGGCGAATATACCTCCGAGGGCTTCTGTACGGATGGTCTCAACCCGTTGGAATGTCATTCCGCTGGTATCGCTTGTTGGTACACAGGACCTAAGACTGCTATCCACGAATGGCCTAACAATAAGTTCTTTGGTTCGTATGTCGCTTCTTCCTATGGCACTGATGATAAGTTTGAGAAGCCCTATAGCCTGAAGAACAACACCAACTTGGTGGTAAACAATACCGATGGTTCTATCGTGGGTTATAAATACTTCAACTTCACTGAGACCGAGGGTAAGAAGACCTCGCTATTGCTGAGATTCATCCCAGAACGTGTCAAGGGTACTATTGACATTATGATAGACAGTCCTTGGGAGTCGCGTGGTGGCGTAAAACTGGGTTCCTTGGAACTGTCAGAGGGTATGCCGCGGGTTTCTTCTGAGATTTCAGTGCCTCTGAATGCCCTGTCAACCTACTCGGATAAACACGCTATCTTCTTTGTGTTCAGCTCTGATACGAAGGGCAAATCAATCTGTTCGTTGGAGAATTTTGTATTCCAATGCAAGTAA
- a CDS encoding DUF6249 domain-containing protein, producing the protein MKKILMVLILALTTMAVSAKMQPKAVQNDTTDEVEVFSDTTSVDSAVDADAWDMDEDDMDNWSSSDTHSLIDQIGVDVNDLFGMLFVIIVLMIMFVLAPVGLIGLVLYFIYKNRKDRMRLMEMAIKNGKQIPVDALGKPSSYTSEIWNKGVKQMFLGAGLAFLLWFPLGKFGIAIGALILLIGCGNMVIGYNAKQKQKDQEMNDKMFGKSTDSEF; encoded by the coding sequence ATGAAAAAGATTTTAATGGTTTTGATACTGGCCCTCACAACAATGGCGGTATCTGCGAAGATGCAACCAAAAGCGGTTCAGAACGACACAACAGACGAAGTGGAAGTGTTCTCTGACACAACATCCGTAGATTCAGCTGTAGACGCTGATGCTTGGGATATGGATGAAGACGATATGGATAACTGGAGCTCTTCCGATACCCATTCGTTGATAGATCAGATTGGCGTAGATGTAAATGATCTGTTCGGAATGCTCTTTGTGATTATTGTTCTGATGATTATGTTTGTCTTGGCGCCTGTTGGGCTCATAGGCCTGGTCCTCTATTTTATCTATAAGAATAGAAAGGATAGGATGCGCCTCATGGAGATGGCTATCAAGAATGGTAAGCAGATTCCTGTGGATGCCTTAGGTAAACCCTCTTCATACACCAGTGAAATATGGAATAAAGGTGTTAAGCAGATGTTCCTGGGTGCTGGCTTGGCCTTCCTGCTCTGGTTCCCACTCGGAAAATTCGGAATTGCTATTGGTGCGCTGATTCTGCTCATCGGCTGTGGTAACATGGTGATTGGCTATAATGCCAAGCAGAAGCAGAAAGACCAGGAGATGAACGACAAGATGTTCGGCAAGTCAACAGATTCAGAATTCTAA
- a CDS encoding RNA polymerase sigma factor, producing the protein MKSLSDISLVAQVAVFHNQRAFDQLVRKYQSPVRRFLLNLTLGNEALSDDLAQDTFIKAYTHITQFQGIASFQTWLFRIAYNVYYDYKRKTHPQPLSEREGSGHSIEQGLSTPLTYREGTGVGLDIHAALAILKEEERACVTLQLIDGYSLEEISKMMDMPVNTVKSHLRRGKEKLTTYLKNNGYDGNK; encoded by the coding sequence ATGAAGTCGCTGAGCGATATTTCTCTCGTAGCACAGGTGGCGGTGTTTCACAACCAGCGGGCCTTCGACCAGTTGGTACGTAAATACCAGTCGCCTGTGCGAAGGTTCCTTCTCAATCTGACATTGGGAAATGAGGCCTTGAGCGATGACTTAGCGCAAGACACCTTCATAAAGGCATACACGCATATTACGCAGTTTCAAGGTATTGCCTCGTTTCAGACTTGGTTGTTCCGTATTGCGTACAATGTATATTATGACTACAAGAGAAAGACTCACCCCCAGCCCCTCTCTGAGAGAGAGGGGAGTGGGCACTCAATAGAGCAGGGTCTATCTACTCCCCTCACTTACAGGGAGGGGACGGGGGTGGGGCTCGATATCCACGCAGCCCTTGCCATCCTGAAAGAGGAAGAGCGGGCCTGTGTCACACTACAACTCATTGACGGCTACTCGCTAGAGGAGATTTCGAAAATGATGGATATGCCGGTTAATACGGTGAAGTCGCATCTGCGACGTGGAAAAGAGAAACTGACGACCTACTTAAAGAATAATGGCTATGACGGAAATAAATGA
- a CDS encoding DUF5056 domain-containing protein, with product MTEINDQLLEQFFQPAKNVELEDNGFTERVIKQLPDRALRLSHWWTFFCVILGVVAFFVFRGWEPIMIGLMSLLKTNIGELHPIPFFMTMGVISCLAVIELVQKLERSQI from the coding sequence ATGACGGAAATAAATGATCAATTGCTGGAGCAGTTCTTCCAACCTGCAAAGAACGTAGAACTGGAAGATAACGGATTCACGGAACGTGTAATTAAACAGTTGCCCGACAGAGCATTACGCCTGTCTCATTGGTGGACATTCTTCTGTGTAATACTTGGTGTGGTGGCTTTCTTCGTGTTCAGAGGCTGGGAACCTATCATGATAGGTTTGATGTCGCTCTTGAAGACGAATATAGGAGAACTTCATCCCATACCTTTCTTCATGACGATGGGTGTCATCAGTTGCTTGGCTGTTATTGAGCTGGTTCAGAAACTGGAGCGCTCTCAGATTTAG
- a CDS encoding OmpA family protein, translating into MRKLLAIINIGIISLLITGCGADSAMRKGDKFYALGEYYDAAEQYKKAYSQTKAKEKPLRGQRALKMADCYRRINYSQKAIAAYNNAVRFKQADSTALFYLGQLQLKNGAYKEAEKVFTLLKDSMPDNKLVKNGLESARMAPKWKAEAEYSGYTVKKQDIFNSRRAEYSPMLAGDDNDQLYFSSTRNQAKGDELSGITGTKYADIFFSQKDDKGKWSKPEAIESDLNTELDEGACTFTPDFKTMYLTVCKTDPSYPRFAQIATAQRSDASWGKATPLEITKDTLSTFAHPAISPDGMWLYFVSDMPGGLGGYDIWRIEITAHGLNSLENLGAPINTPGNEMFPTFRPNGDLYFSSDGHPGFGGLDIFIAKPVENGSYEIEHPGAPLNSQGDDFGMTFEGLHNRGFFASNRGDSRGWDHIFSFEKQEVVQTVKGWVYEKDGYELPGALVYMVGNDGTNKKLSVKGDGSFTELINPNVDYVFLGTCKGYLNHTEELRVEPVLESEEYTLQFPLASLTAPVLIRNIFYDFDKATLRPESTTALDSLIEMLNENPSITIELSAHTDFRGSEAYNERLSQRRAESVVNYLIEHGIAEDRLKPVGYGKMKPKTVKRKLTETYPWLKEGDVLTEEFITALNDEKKQEICNQLNRRTEFIVLRTTYGLDNAKSESAPVSEPAQ; encoded by the coding sequence ATGCGCAAACTGTTAGCCATCATAAACATCGGTATAATCAGCCTCCTCATCACTGGATGTGGAGCTGATTCTGCTATGCGTAAGGGCGACAAGTTCTATGCGCTGGGCGAATACTACGATGCTGCCGAACAGTATAAGAAAGCCTATTCGCAGACTAAAGCAAAGGAAAAGCCACTTCGCGGACAGCGAGCCCTGAAGATGGCCGACTGCTATCGGCGTATCAACTACTCACAGAAAGCCATTGCTGCCTATAATAACGCCGTGCGCTTCAAGCAGGCCGACTCTACGGCACTGTTCTACCTGGGACAACTGCAACTGAAGAACGGAGCATATAAGGAGGCGGAAAAGGTCTTCACATTGTTGAAAGACTCGATGCCTGATAATAAATTGGTGAAGAACGGATTGGAGAGTGCCCGCATGGCTCCAAAATGGAAGGCCGAGGCCGAATACTCAGGTTATACGGTGAAAAAACAGGACATCTTCAACTCCCGCCGAGCAGAATACTCGCCCATGTTGGCTGGCGATGATAACGACCAACTCTATTTTTCGAGCACACGCAATCAGGCTAAAGGTGACGAACTGAGCGGCATCACTGGTACGAAGTATGCCGACATCTTCTTCTCGCAGAAAGACGACAAGGGGAAATGGTCGAAGCCAGAAGCTATTGAGAGCGACCTGAATACAGAACTTGACGAGGGAGCATGTACCTTCACACCCGATTTCAAGACGATGTACCTCACGGTATGTAAGACAGACCCTTCCTACCCCCGTTTTGCACAGATAGCCACAGCTCAGCGTAGCGATGCCTCATGGGGCAAGGCAACACCTTTGGAGATTACCAAGGACACACTCTCTACCTTTGCCCATCCTGCCATATCGCCCGATGGCATGTGGCTCTATTTCGTCAGCGATATGCCTGGCGGACTGGGCGGTTATGATATCTGGCGCATAGAAATTACAGCTCACGGTCTGAATAGTCTTGAGAATCTGGGGGCACCTATCAACACCCCTGGTAACGAAATGTTCCCCACGTTCCGACCTAACGGCGACCTGTATTTCTCGAGTGACGGGCATCCCGGCTTCGGCGGACTGGATATCTTTATTGCAAAACCTGTTGAGAACGGAAGTTATGAAATCGAGCATCCAGGCGCTCCGCTTAACTCTCAGGGTGATGATTTCGGCATGACCTTCGAGGGACTGCACAACAGGGGCTTTTTCGCTTCGAATCGTGGAGACTCACGCGGATGGGACCATATCTTCTCGTTTGAGAAACAAGAGGTGGTGCAGACCGTTAAAGGCTGGGTATATGAGAAAGACGGCTACGAACTGCCTGGGGCATTAGTTTACATGGTGGGTAATGACGGCACCAATAAGAAACTAAGCGTCAAGGGTGACGGTTCGTTTACGGAGCTGATTAATCCAAATGTTGATTACGTGTTCCTTGGTACGTGTAAGGGTTATCTGAACCATACGGAAGAACTGCGTGTAGAGCCTGTACTGGAGTCAGAGGAATACACTCTTCAGTTCCCGCTTGCCTCGCTCACCGCCCCTGTGCTCATCAGGAATATCTTCTATGATTTCGACAAGGCCACATTACGACCTGAATCTACGACTGCCTTAGACAGTCTGATAGAGATGCTGAATGAGAATCCCAGCATCACTATTGAGTTGAGTGCCCATACAGACTTCCGCGGTTCGGAAGCCTATAACGAGCGATTGTCACAACGAAGAGCAGAAAGCGTTGTTAATTATCTCATTGAGCATGGTATTGCCGAAGACCGTCTGAAGCCTGTTGGCTATGGTAAGATGAAGCCAAAGACGGTGAAACGCAAACTGACGGAGACCTATCCTTGGTTGAAGGAAGGCGATGTGCTGACGGAAGAGTTTATCACAGCACTTAACGATGAGAAGAAACAGGAGATATGCAACCAGCTGAACCGCCGTACGGAGTTCATCGTGCTGCGTACCACCTATGGTTTAGATAACGCTAAATCTGAGAGCGCTCCAGTTTCTGAACCAGCTCAATAA